One window of Candidatus Nitrospira kreftii genomic DNA carries:
- a CDS encoding Flagellar hook-basal body complex protein FliE, whose translation MSQLYGVTSGIAPITDVAPSGSVRGASTSGTSGFLDSLKSAIGSVNDAKIEAGKAVDALMTGETQDIHRTMVALQEADVSFQLMMQIRNKLVAAYEEIQRMQI comes from the coding sequence ATGAGTCAGCTGTATGGTGTGACATCCGGTATCGCGCCCATCACCGATGTGGCGCCATCAGGGTCGGTAAGAGGCGCCAGCACCTCAGGGACATCCGGGTTCTTGGACTCCCTCAAATCGGCCATCGGGTCCGTGAATGATGCGAAAATAGAAGCCGGCAAGGCGGTTGATGCCTTGATGACGGGCGAAACGCAGGATATTCATCGCACGATGGTCGCTCTCCAGGAGGCAGACGTGTCGTTTCAACTTATGATGCAGATCAGAAACAAGCTGGTTGCGGCATATGAAGAAATTCAACGGATGCAGATTTGA
- a CDS encoding flagellar component of cell-proximal portion of basal-body rod, whose protein sequence is MEMSDSLAISVSGLDAQRRRLNVIASNLANAQSTKTPTGGPYKRRDVVFRSTAVPSSFQRAFRQIAAGATSHALEGVSVARVVEDSKPGQLIYDPHHPDANLKGFVRLPNVNVMEEMVNMIGASRAYEANVQAINATRAMWNKALEIGR, encoded by the coding sequence ATGGAGATGTCCGACAGTCTTGCAATATCGGTGTCCGGTTTAGATGCTCAACGGCGGCGACTCAATGTTATCGCCAGCAATCTGGCGAACGCGCAGTCGACGAAGACCCCTACTGGTGGGCCGTATAAACGTCGAGACGTCGTCTTTCGTTCAACTGCGGTTCCGAGCTCGTTTCAGCGGGCCTTCCGTCAGATCGCTGCGGGGGCTACCTCTCATGCACTTGAAGGAGTCTCTGTGGCGAGAGTGGTGGAAGATTCCAAACCAGGACAACTGATTTATGATCCGCACCATCCGGATGCTAATCTCAAAGGGTTCGTCCGTCTTCCAAACGTCAACGTCATGGAAGAGATGGTGAACATGATCGGGGCATCACGGGCCTACGAAGCCAATGTGCAAGCGATCAACGCGACGCGCGCCATGTGGAATAAGGCGCTTGAGATCGGGAGGTAG
- a CDS encoding Flagellar basal body rod protein FlgB — MTIFDKTMRLLERTLDLRSARQRVIASNLANEETPGYRASELTFMDQLQSAQKGRLPIVLAATQSRHFGVRGSHGIQAVTGKLAEVPAGDLPLDANSVNLELEMAKLSENAMQYNAAATILAAKFRGLLSAIRDAR, encoded by the coding sequence ATGACCATCTTTGACAAAACCATGCGGTTGCTCGAACGGACGCTTGATCTTCGCAGCGCCCGGCAGCGGGTGATCGCTTCGAACTTAGCCAATGAGGAAACTCCAGGCTATCGCGCCTCAGAATTGACATTCATGGACCAATTGCAGTCTGCGCAGAAAGGCCGTCTTCCGATCGTGTTGGCGGCGACTCAATCACGGCATTTCGGGGTACGTGGTTCTCATGGGATCCAAGCAGTGACGGGAAAACTCGCCGAAGTGCCAGCAGGCGATCTCCCGCTCGACGCCAACTCCGTCAATCTTGAGCTGGAGATGGCCAAGCTCTCCGAGAACGCGATGCAGTATAACGCGGCCGCCACGATACTGGCCGCCAAGTTTCGAGGGTTATTGAGCGCCATACGAGATGCACGCTAG
- a CDS encoding Regulatory protein AtoC, which produces MNEREKNGLPVDHHDESERVLIVDDDPSMRTALMETVKRLGYVVQGAIDGCDAMERLVRFRPWLVLTDLRMPRLSGLDLIKEIRSRAPQVTIVLMTAYGTIETAVEAMKLGASEYLLKPFSMDVLERMMVSLKAGREEGLPAGPPVQSTESRAILTQDPGMVRLLSTIEGVAASQATVLIHGESGTGKELLARFIHARSPRAHRPFIAVNCAALPDGLLESELFGHERGAFTGALIRKIGKFEMAHTGTLLLDEISEMNLPLQAKLLRVLQEREVDRIGGRDPVPVNIRVIATTNRALYREVEAGRFREDLYYRLNVFPITVPPLRERAIDIPLLARNFSTQSALRNGLTPPTLSEDALAHLQRLAWKGNVRELENVMERAVLLAGDGAILPEHCPAEPCDPTVGQPVRPQQPANGSLWEMERELIFKTLARVKDNRTHAAKELGISIRTLRNKLREYRECERPLSIPMS; this is translated from the coding sequence ATGAATGAACGTGAGAAGAACGGCCTTCCGGTGGACCATCACGACGAAAGCGAACGCGTTCTGATCGTCGACGATGACCCCTCGATGCGAACTGCGTTGATGGAGACGGTCAAGAGACTCGGGTATGTGGTCCAAGGAGCGATCGACGGGTGCGATGCCATGGAGCGCCTCGTCCGGTTTCGTCCATGGTTGGTGCTGACTGACCTCAGGATGCCGCGGCTGAGTGGTCTTGACTTGATCAAGGAGATCAGGTCGCGTGCGCCGCAGGTCACGATTGTTCTCATGACGGCGTATGGGACGATCGAAACGGCCGTGGAGGCCATGAAGCTTGGCGCGAGCGAGTACCTGCTCAAACCATTTTCCATGGATGTCCTAGAGCGCATGATGGTGAGTCTCAAGGCGGGACGAGAAGAAGGTCTCCCTGCCGGTCCACCTGTTCAATCGACAGAAAGCCGGGCCATTTTAACCCAGGACCCAGGAATGGTCAGACTCTTAAGTACGATCGAGGGCGTAGCCGCAAGCCAGGCTACGGTGTTGATTCATGGGGAAAGCGGAACGGGTAAAGAGCTTCTGGCTCGGTTTATCCATGCCAGAAGCCCGCGGGCCCATCGGCCGTTTATCGCTGTCAATTGTGCCGCACTACCGGATGGCCTGCTGGAGAGTGAACTGTTCGGGCATGAACGCGGAGCCTTCACCGGTGCCCTGATCCGAAAAATCGGCAAGTTCGAAATGGCCCACACGGGCACACTGCTTCTCGATGAAATCAGTGAGATGAATCTGCCTCTTCAAGCGAAGCTGCTGCGTGTGCTCCAAGAACGTGAGGTGGATCGGATTGGTGGGCGCGATCCGGTTCCCGTCAATATTCGCGTGATCGCCACGACCAATAGGGCGCTGTATCGTGAGGTCGAAGCTGGCCGCTTTCGAGAAGATCTATATTATCGCCTCAATGTGTTCCCCATCACCGTTCCACCGCTTCGTGAACGCGCAATTGATATTCCCCTGCTTGCCCGGAATTTTTCGACTCAATCGGCACTCAGAAACGGGCTCACGCCACCGACGTTGTCGGAAGACGCACTGGCACATCTGCAACGGTTGGCCTGGAAGGGAAATGTACGCGAATTAGAGAATGTGATGGAACGAGCGGTCTTGCTGGCGGGAGATGGAGCAATCCTTCCAGAACATTGTCCAGCGGAACCGTGCGACCCAACGGTGGGACAGCCAGTCCGTCCCCAACAACCTGCCAACGGTTCATTGTGGGAGATGGAACGAGAGCTGATTTTTAAGACACTCGCTCGTGTGAAAGACAATCGCACGCACGCGGCGAAAGAACTGGGGATCAGCATCCGCACATTGCGAAACAAGCTGCGAGAATATCGTGAGTGCGAACGGCCATTGTCCATTCCGATGTCATGA
- a CDS encoding hypothetical protein (conserved protein of unknown function) translates to MTTATTGQPEERDLLQAAFRSFDEAAQTLQQSYTALTARVEQMDVELAHSNEALRRQLCENEAMRMHLNGILESLSTGVLVVDEHEVITRSNLAAETMFGATEVKLCDRVASEVLIGLGLSVCDRPQRLGQTVVSISQVPLRKDSSGGSSRLILIQDVTRIYQLEEQLQRKDRLAAMGELIGRIAHEIRNPLGSVELFASLLQRDLTSNLPAKRYAEQISQAVQSMDRLLANLLLYTRPAPMARGWHLSAPLIHDSITLGAHAITKVPIEIRVDIDPDISSLWCHDGQLKQVILNLVVNAVQAMPSGGVLTISLQKELPQMLGTPSVRLTVRDSGIGIDPDHRSRVFDPFFTTKDEGTGLGLAIVYSIVDAHQGRIDVHSTIGQGTTFTILLPHPPMVSASGEIQVSERKAGESDEDKHSNCELALVEEWLHE, encoded by the coding sequence ATGACGACCGCGACGACAGGGCAGCCGGAGGAACGTGACCTGCTCCAGGCAGCGTTCAGGAGTTTTGATGAAGCCGCGCAGACACTGCAACAGTCCTATACTGCGTTGACGGCACGTGTGGAGCAGATGGATGTCGAGCTGGCGCACAGCAATGAAGCGCTCCGTCGACAGCTTTGCGAGAATGAGGCGATGCGGATGCATCTCAATGGTATTCTTGAATCATTATCCACGGGAGTGTTGGTAGTCGATGAGCATGAGGTGATTACCCGCAGCAATCTGGCCGCGGAGACAATGTTCGGTGCTACTGAGGTGAAACTGTGCGACCGCGTGGCGTCGGAGGTGCTCATCGGTCTGGGTCTGAGCGTGTGTGATCGGCCTCAACGCCTTGGGCAGACCGTGGTCTCAATCAGTCAGGTGCCGCTACGGAAAGATTCAAGCGGCGGTTCCAGTCGGCTGATTTTGATTCAAGATGTCACTCGTATCTACCAGCTTGAAGAGCAATTGCAGCGCAAGGATCGACTCGCCGCAATGGGGGAACTCATTGGTCGGATCGCTCATGAAATCAGAAACCCATTGGGTAGTGTCGAGCTTTTTGCCTCTCTGCTTCAGCGAGACCTTACCAGTAATTTGCCTGCCAAGCGCTATGCTGAGCAGATATCACAGGCCGTCCAATCGATGGATCGATTACTCGCTAATCTCCTGCTGTACACGAGACCGGCGCCTATGGCTCGTGGATGGCACTTATCCGCGCCGTTAATTCATGATTCCATCACGTTGGGGGCTCATGCGATCACGAAAGTGCCGATAGAGATTCGCGTGGACATCGATCCGGATATTTCTTCGCTCTGGTGTCACGATGGGCAATTGAAGCAAGTCATCTTGAACCTCGTTGTCAATGCCGTTCAGGCCATGCCCAGCGGAGGTGTCTTGACGATCAGTCTACAAAAAGAACTGCCGCAGATGCTTGGAACACCCTCCGTTCGGCTGACTGTGCGAGATTCCGGTATAGGTATTGACCCGGATCATCGGTCACGTGTGTTTGACCCGTTCTTTACGACAAAGGATGAGGGAACAGGCCTTGGCCTCGCAATCGTCTATTCAATCGTCGATGCCCACCAAGGACGGATCGATGTCCACAGCACCATCGGGCAAGGCACGACGTTCACCATCCTCCTGCCGCATCCTCCAATGGTGTCAGCCTCAGGCGAGATTCAGGTCTCGGAGAGGAAAGCAGGCGAATCAGATGAGGACAAGCATAGTAACTGCGAGTTGGCATTAGTAGAGGAGTGGCTCCATGAATGA
- a CDS encoding hypothetical protein (conserved protein of unknown function) — translation MVLWMAFLPPAIAESTPQSSINRASVPLPQRKPAVQDPAFLERLVQPLPDDGPRPEGRSAGIDALAWQEGQSAYKKNAWVEAQRFFGKIVKDHPESSLVPSAKAFLVEVSLRDESSGRNRPEAIQEYKKLLRDHPQSANARRAEWRIADLYFEQGWYQEAQAFYEQAMAHSVHLPFDGNRALLGLGHTFMATGKWRDAEHAFANVRKRGENEQLIQSATLGLAHALFRQNRFLDAQAFYDLSYRRWPELLRGDPLALQRYAITEVQLHHDASARELMLLFYNLYPRHGYAPRALLHVAENLRSADQRPRAEFIYALIPLLYPQSELDSTVKLRLARLLTENNLSAEGKILSPTVGAMIRNVPAPIQTDASYRTLMEDIAIREGDNPTGSEALFYLAQEYERTSDLHRALRTYKEVTFRVAKGGESWAMKASERLAAILIPWIEAAIASHDDWTVVSLFHRHGAMAEQWYVRSPMLLEIAESHRRLGFTTEAVRLLQQVIKVQKDSALVEPALVGLGKNYLDQRDAEAARKVLERYRFQFPIGRYEGEVLQLLINAMRQQRDLQGLLHLCRTWLLRHPVHPERPVMYLQLAKTLEELEKLDESALAFDEAFKSGATQSAGILLSYADILSRLNRHERAIAAYQSVLEKKPNARQSEWAYLQTAKHWTALKQYDRATVALAELDVAADQLVNRIAASLKNSLQTVRQSRHSEGL, via the coding sequence ATGGTCCTCTGGATGGCTTTCCTTCCGCCGGCGATCGCTGAGTCTACGCCTCAGTCTTCTATCAACCGCGCGAGTGTACCACTGCCTCAACGTAAGCCTGCGGTGCAAGACCCCGCGTTTCTTGAAAGGCTTGTCCAGCCTCTGCCCGATGATGGGCCAAGACCGGAAGGCCGTTCCGCAGGGATTGATGCACTGGCATGGCAGGAAGGCCAATCTGCCTACAAGAAGAACGCTTGGGTGGAGGCGCAACGATTCTTTGGCAAAATCGTGAAGGATCATCCCGAAAGCTCGCTTGTCCCATCGGCCAAAGCGTTCTTGGTGGAGGTATCGCTTCGTGATGAGTCGTCCGGACGCAATCGACCCGAGGCTATTCAGGAATACAAGAAACTCCTGCGTGACCATCCCCAGTCCGCGAATGCGAGGAGGGCAGAGTGGCGGATCGCGGATTTGTACTTTGAACAAGGATGGTATCAAGAGGCACAGGCGTTTTACGAACAAGCCATGGCGCATTCCGTCCATCTTCCGTTTGACGGGAATCGAGCCTTGCTTGGGCTTGGACATACGTTTATGGCCACAGGGAAATGGAGAGATGCCGAGCATGCATTTGCGAATGTGCGGAAGCGAGGCGAGAACGAGCAGTTGATTCAGAGCGCTACGTTGGGATTGGCTCACGCGCTGTTCAGGCAAAACCGATTTTTAGATGCGCAAGCCTTCTACGATCTGAGCTATCGACGATGGCCGGAGCTCCTACGGGGTGATCCCCTAGCGCTTCAACGGTACGCCATTACCGAGGTCCAGCTGCATCATGATGCCTCCGCGCGAGAGCTGATGCTGCTCTTCTACAATTTGTATCCACGCCATGGATACGCGCCAAGGGCATTGCTCCATGTAGCCGAGAACTTGAGAAGCGCTGATCAGCGGCCTCGTGCCGAGTTTATATATGCTCTTATTCCGTTGCTGTATCCACAAAGTGAGCTGGACTCCACGGTCAAGTTACGACTCGCCAGGCTACTCACTGAGAATAACTTATCGGCCGAAGGGAAGATCCTGAGCCCAACAGTTGGGGCCATGATCCGTAACGTGCCGGCTCCGATTCAGACCGATGCTTCGTATCGAACCCTGATGGAGGACATTGCGATTCGAGAAGGTGATAATCCTACAGGGAGCGAGGCGCTGTTTTACCTGGCGCAAGAGTACGAAAGGACAAGCGATCTTCATCGCGCCCTCCGTACCTACAAGGAAGTCACCTTTCGCGTCGCGAAGGGAGGCGAATCCTGGGCCATGAAGGCGTCGGAGCGTCTAGCGGCGATCTTGATTCCCTGGATTGAGGCCGCGATCGCGTCACATGATGATTGGACGGTCGTGAGTTTGTTTCATCGCCATGGAGCGATGGCTGAGCAATGGTACGTGCGTTCTCCGATGCTGCTGGAGATCGCTGAATCCCATCGACGTCTGGGGTTCACTACCGAAGCGGTACGACTGCTTCAGCAGGTGATCAAGGTCCAGAAAGACTCAGCGTTGGTTGAGCCGGCTTTAGTCGGACTTGGAAAGAACTACTTAGATCAGCGGGATGCAGAGGCCGCCCGGAAAGTACTCGAGCGATATCGGTTTCAGTTTCCCATCGGAAGATACGAAGGAGAAGTTCTACAACTTCTTATCAACGCCATGCGGCAACAGCGTGATCTACAAGGCCTTCTCCACCTTTGCCGAACATGGCTCTTACGGCATCCGGTTCATCCTGAGCGCCCTGTCATGTATCTGCAGCTGGCCAAGACTTTGGAGGAGCTGGAGAAGCTTGATGAGTCTGCGCTTGCATTTGACGAAGCGTTCAAATCTGGTGCGACACAGTCCGCCGGGATACTGCTGTCTTATGCCGATATCTTGTCCCGGTTGAATCGACACGAGCGGGCGATCGCCGCTTATCAATCAGTCCTAGAGAAGAAACCGAACGCTCGTCAGTCCGAATGGGCGTATCTGCAAACAGCCAAGCATTGGACGGCGCTGAAGCAATATGATCGTGCCACGGTTGCACTGGCCGAACTCGACGTCGCCGCCGACCAGCTGGTCAATCGCATAGCCGCATCTCTCAAGAACAGTCTGCAAACAGTTCGGCAATCTCGTCATTCGGAGGGGCTATGA
- a CDS encoding Regulatory protein AtoC, which translates to MSQVHVLVVDDDPALREILQEALMRESYAVSTAEDGTAAIQAVKESVVHIVITDYQLPDIDGLEVIDRLSKIDAKIIPIVMTGFGTIETAVRAMKSGAFDFITKPFDLDTVAVVVRKAAEFHRLRQENHLLRRAVRDQYRLEQLVGVSEPMQQVLEFVQKVADSDSTVMIQGESGTGKELVARMLHFNSLRRDRPLVPVNCGAIPENLLESELFGHEKGAFTGATHARMGRFELAHGGTIFLDEIGELSLPLQVKLLRVLQEREFERVGGNRTIHVDVRIIAATNQDLETLVEERRFRQDLFYRLNVIPIVIPPLRERRTDIPLLIDHFLTRFNQSKHTEIVGLDDEALRLLTEYDWPGNIRELENMMERLAVLKKQGILSSEDLPQKISRRSIIPELKEQFIRLSEDGIHLSREVEQYEKHLIMEALKKANGVTARAAQLLHLNRTTLVEKLKRKGVDPRSQVETLPLWPRTSSQKIDDLTT; encoded by the coding sequence ATGAGCCAAGTTCATGTGCTGGTTGTCGATGATGATCCCGCTTTGCGCGAAATTCTGCAAGAAGCGCTCATGCGGGAGAGCTATGCCGTATCCACTGCGGAGGATGGTACAGCGGCCATTCAGGCGGTGAAAGAGAGCGTGGTTCACATTGTCATCACGGATTACCAATTACCCGATATTGATGGGCTTGAGGTCATCGACCGACTTTCCAAAATTGACGCGAAGATCATTCCCATCGTAATGACCGGATTCGGCACGATTGAAACTGCCGTCCGTGCGATGAAGTCCGGGGCGTTTGATTTTATTACCAAACCGTTTGATCTCGACACTGTCGCAGTGGTTGTCCGGAAGGCCGCGGAATTCCATCGTCTGCGGCAGGAAAACCATCTCCTGCGACGGGCAGTGCGGGATCAGTATCGATTGGAACAATTGGTAGGCGTCAGTGAACCGATGCAGCAGGTTCTGGAGTTTGTTCAAAAGGTGGCCGATAGCGACAGCACAGTGATGATACAGGGCGAGAGCGGCACGGGCAAAGAGTTGGTGGCCCGAATGCTGCACTTCAACAGTCTGAGACGAGATCGGCCATTAGTTCCCGTGAACTGCGGTGCGATCCCTGAAAACCTGCTTGAATCAGAACTCTTTGGGCACGAGAAGGGTGCCTTCACCGGCGCAACGCATGCGCGCATGGGCCGTTTTGAACTCGCACATGGAGGCACGATTTTTCTGGATGAAATCGGTGAGCTCAGCCTCCCGTTACAGGTGAAGCTTCTCCGAGTGCTCCAAGAGCGGGAATTCGAACGAGTGGGTGGAAACCGAACCATTCACGTCGATGTGCGCATCATTGCTGCGACCAATCAAGATCTGGAAACATTGGTTGAGGAGAGGCGATTTCGGCAGGATCTATTCTATCGGCTCAATGTGATCCCCATTGTTATCCCACCACTCCGAGAACGCCGTACTGATATTCCGCTCCTGATTGACCACTTCCTCACGAGGTTTAATCAGAGTAAGCACACGGAAATCGTCGGCCTTGATGACGAGGCTCTTCGCCTGCTGACCGAATACGATTGGCCGGGGAATATTCGGGAATTGGAAAATATGATGGAGCGGCTGGCTGTCCTCAAGAAGCAAGGCATTCTATCTTCCGAAGATCTTCCTCAGAAGATCAGTCGAAGATCGATTATCCCCGAGTTGAAGGAACAGTTCATACGGCTGAGCGAGGATGGCATTCATCTCTCGAGAGAGGTTGAACAGTACGAAAAACATCTCATCATGGAGGCGTTAAAGAAAGCCAACGGCGTCACCGCTCGAGCAGCTCAGTTACTCCACCTCAATCGAACGACATTAGTTGAAAAGCTTAAGCGCAAAGGTGTCGATCCGCGATCACAGGTAGAAACACTTCCATTATGGCCACGGACCTCCAGTCAAAAGATTGACGACCTCACCACGTAG
- a CDS encoding hypothetical protein (conserved protein of unknown function) has product MLFKKPLKQITFEDAQAFCETWPEGVRVEYKRLETDKIPKVVSSFANTFGGVWIIGTKTDKTTNRVVLPIEGIPFDPGIEERITQSCYANLYPPLLPDIQVLRVPDTGNAVVVVQVSESVEAPHAIENSTRVYIRTNSTTEPIELADVDRIDYLLQRRRNAEEKRSQRFSRLWELSSIGPCALKIEIGPRYPHLPVLTHEQLKARIRSHRDHVLIRDFSMPIRDGIMAPSPNVDYAKDLYFAANVHGCITYAKPIERKTSFDQSSKDCIYLGEILGILSEGLELAKVILKGISLNLRIDVNLNGIRKGVIVYRSLDGFQPTHPPTIESSSEAQEDFISEHLEDFDRKTTLTIDLVRQLMWPFNWHHVEQIEYAVRPSTADQH; this is encoded by the coding sequence ATGCTATTTAAGAAGCCTCTTAAGCAGATTACTTTTGAAGATGCTCAGGCATTCTGCGAGACCTGGCCAGAAGGGGTGCGGGTTGAGTATAAGCGCCTTGAAACTGACAAGATCCCAAAGGTTGTATCGTCGTTCGCGAACACCTTTGGGGGAGTCTGGATTATCGGAACAAAGACTGACAAAACCACCAACCGCGTCGTTCTACCGATTGAAGGTATTCCGTTTGACCCTGGGATTGAAGAACGCATCACGCAATCGTGTTATGCCAACCTTTATCCACCCCTCCTACCGGATATTCAAGTTTTGCGTGTACCTGATACCGGCAATGCGGTGGTCGTCGTACAGGTCTCCGAGAGCGTAGAAGCCCCGCATGCCATTGAGAACAGCACTCGTGTCTATATTCGAACTAACTCAACAACTGAACCGATTGAGTTGGCCGATGTCGATCGCATTGACTATCTTCTCCAGCGCAGGCGCAATGCCGAGGAGAAAAGATCTCAGAGGTTCTCTAGGCTGTGGGAATTATCATCTATCGGCCCGTGCGCATTGAAGATAGAAATAGGCCCTCGGTATCCGCATCTGCCTGTGTTAACGCATGAACAATTGAAAGCCCGCATTCGTTCCCACCGCGACCACGTGCTCATACGCGATTTCTCCATGCCTATCCGCGATGGCATCATGGCCCCTTCACCAAATGTTGATTACGCCAAGGATTTATACTTCGCAGCTAATGTCCATGGCTGCATAACATACGCAAAACCTATCGAGCGGAAGACAAGCTTTGACCAATCTTCCAAGGATTGCATTTATCTAGGGGAGATTCTAGGCATTTTGTCGGAAGGGCTTGAGTTAGCCAAAGTCATTCTTAAAGGGATTTCATTGAACCTGCGTATCGATGTGAACCTTAATGGAATACGAAAAGGCGTGATTGTTTACCGTAGCCTAGATGGTTTTCAGCCCACTCACCCTCCTACGATAGAAAGCTCTTCGGAAGCGCAAGAGGATTTCATCAGCGAACACTTGGAAGACTTTGACCGTAAAACTACGCTGACAATCGATCTAGTTCGTCAGCTCATGTGGCCATTCAATTGGCACCACGTGGAACAGATTGAATATGCGGTTAGACCATCAACCGCCGACCAACATTGA
- a CDS encoding hypothetical protein (conserved protein of unknown function), giving the protein MLVEALKPLLIHLPTGDVHLEPGVPVELPDEHGRRLLAKVPDKVRIVTTQSVVVEPAIRPDGSPLTPVYWERGDGSISGPASVEFFYRLGDTDGLIVEHRGELVWINASSVVGHK; this is encoded by the coding sequence TTGCTCGTTGAAGCGCTGAAACCGCTCCTAATCCATTTACCGACTGGTGACGTTCACCTGGAACCTGGGGTCCCGGTTGAACTGCCCGATGAACACGGGCGACGGTTACTCGCCAAGGTCCCGGATAAGGTCCGCATCGTCACTACCCAGAGCGTGGTTGTCGAACCCGCCATCAGGCCGGACGGCTCCCCACTGACTCCCGTCTATTGGGAACGAGGCGACGGGTCTATCTCAGGGCCTGCCTCTGTTGAGTTCTTCTATCGGCTAGGCGACACAGACGGGCTCATTGTGGAACACCGAGGGGAATTAGTTTGGATCAATGCATCTAGTGTAGTGGGTCATAAGTAG
- a CDS encoding Endonuclease DDE, whose protein sequence is MRIAPAVHLSDPERQQLEQWAHGRRTPARLVLRAKILLLAAAGHDNHQIAAAVATSRQTVGLWRQRFVTQRVLGLAQDAPRGGRPPKARRTLTARILKTTTHTKPPAATHWSTRTLARHLRTNPTFVQRVWTAHGLHPHRVRAFKLSQDPHFQEKLEDVVGLYLHPPAHAVVLAVDEKSQIQALDRTQPGLPLKKGRCGTMTHDYKRHGTTTLFAALNVAEGSLISTCLPRHRHQEWLRFLRLIDRQIPQDKALHLIADNYATHKHPTVQRWLTRHPRIHMHFTPTSSSWLNLVERVFGDLTAKQLRRGVFRSVPELIAAIDAYMTQRNAQPKPFVWTKSAQEILTKVNRAKIALDKTRTA, encoded by the coding sequence ATGCGCATCGCCCCCGCCGTTCATCTGAGTGACCCTGAACGCCAGCAACTCGAGCAGTGGGCGCATGGGCGACGAACGCCTGCGCGACTGGTGCTCCGCGCCAAGATTCTGTTGTTGGCGGCCGCGGGCCACGACAATCACCAGATTGCCGCTGCCGTAGCCACAAGCCGGCAAACCGTGGGGCTCTGGCGGCAGCGCTTCGTGACCCAGCGCGTGCTCGGTCTTGCCCAGGATGCCCCTCGCGGAGGGCGGCCCCCCAAGGCACGCCGGACTCTGACCGCGCGCATCCTGAAGACGACGACGCACACGAAACCACCCGCCGCTACCCACTGGTCCACCCGCACCTTGGCGCGACACCTGCGGACGAATCCCACGTTCGTGCAACGGGTCTGGACTGCGCATGGGCTGCACCCCCATCGAGTCCGCGCCTTCAAGCTCAGTCAGGATCCGCACTTCCAGGAGAAATTGGAGGATGTGGTGGGGCTCTATCTCCATCCGCCCGCGCATGCGGTGGTTCTGGCTGTCGATGAGAAAAGCCAAATCCAAGCGCTCGATCGCACACAGCCTGGCCTCCCGCTGAAGAAAGGCCGGTGCGGGACGATGACCCATGACTACAAGCGCCACGGCACGACCACGCTCTTTGCCGCCCTCAACGTCGCGGAGGGCTCCTTGATCTCCACCTGCTTGCCCCGCCATCGGCACCAGGAATGGCTGCGGTTCCTACGGCTGATTGATCGGCAGATTCCTCAGGACAAGGCCCTGCATCTGATCGCCGACAACTATGCCACTCACAAACACCCCACGGTCCAACGGTGGTTGACACGGCACCCCCGCATCCACATGCACTTCACCCCGACGAGTAGCTCGTGGCTCAATCTCGTGGAGCGTGTCTTTGGCGACCTGACGGCCAAACAGCTGCGGCGCGGTGTGTTCCGGAGCGTCCCCGAGCTGATTGCGGCCATTGACGCGTACATGACCCAGCGCAATGCCCAGCCTAAACCGTTTGTGTGGACCAAATCCGCCCAGGAGATCCTGACAAAAGTGAATCGAGCCAAGATCGCCCTGGATAAGACAAGAACAGCATGA
- a CDS encoding hypothetical protein (conserved protein of unknown function), which translates to MKQSEGKQKYPLPYKELVEYMLKKHNIHEGIWGVYASFQFAGINAKDPSGEVQPASVAAIKEIGISPFSEESSIAFDAANLNPPKARTKKSQQPPKR; encoded by the coding sequence ATGAAGCAGTCTGAGGGGAAGCAGAAATATCCGCTCCCTTACAAAGAACTCGTTGAGTACATGCTCAAGAAGCATAACATCCACGAAGGGATATGGGGGGTGTATGCATCATTTCAATTTGCGGGAATCAATGCGAAAGACCCATCGGGTGAAGTGCAACCGGCTTCCGTTGCAGCTATAAAGGAAATTGGTATATCGCCATTTTCAGAAGAAAGCTCCATTGCCTTTGATGCAGCCAATCTCAATCCACCCAAAGCTCGTACGAAAAAATCTCAGCAGCCTCCCAAAAGATAG